Proteins co-encoded in one Marmota flaviventris isolate mMarFla1 chromosome 9, mMarFla1.hap1, whole genome shotgun sequence genomic window:
- the LOC114079515 gene encoding olfactory receptor 56A4-like yields MAVQSNYSTALISEFLLICFPNYQSWQHWLSLLLSLLFLLAMGANSTLLITIWLEASLHEPMYYLLSLLSLLDIVLCLTVIPKVLAIFWFDLRSISFSACFLQMFIMNSFLTMESCTFMVMAYDRYVAICHPLRYPSIITGQFVVRAAIFIMSRNVLLTMPIPILSSRLRYCVRIIKNCICTNISVSKLSCDDITLNQLYQFVAGWTLLGSDLILIVLSYSFILKVVLRIKAEGAVAKALSTCGSHFILILFFSTVLLVLVITNLARERIPPDVPILLNILHHLIPPALNPIVYGVRTKEIKQGIQKLLRRL; encoded by the coding sequence ATGGCAGTACAAAGCAACTACTCCACTGCACTGATCTCTGAATTCCTCCTCATCTGCTTCCCTAACTACCAGAGTTGGCAGCACTGGCTGTCCctgctcctcagcctcctcttcctcctggctATGGGGGCCAACAGCACCCTCCTCATCACCATCTGGCTGGAGGCCTCCCTGCATGAGCCCATGTACTACCTGCTcagcctcctctccctgctgGACATTGTGCTCTGCCTCACTGTCATCCCCAAGGTCCTGGCCATCTTCTGGTTTGACCTCAGATCCATCAGCTTCTCTGCCTGCTTCCTCCAGATGTTCATCATGAACAGTTTCCTGACGATGGAGTCCTGCACTTTCAtggtgatggcctatgaccgctatgtagCCATCTGCCATCCACTGAGGTACCCCTCCATCATCACTGGCCAGTTTGTGGTCAGGGCTGCCATCTTTATCATGTCCCGGAATGTTCTTCTTACTATGCCTATCCCCATACTTTCTTCCCGATTGAGATACTGTGTAAGAATTATCAAGAACTGTATCTGCACTAACATTTCTGTGTCCAAACTGTCATGTGATGACATCACCTTAAACCAGCTCTACCAGTTTGTGGCAGGCTGGACACTGCTGGGTTCTGACCTCATCCTTATTGTTCTCTCCTACTCCTTTATCTTGAAAGTTGTGCTAAGGATCAAGGCTGAGGGTGCTGTGGCCAAGGCCCTGAGCACATGCGGGTCTCACTTCATCCTCATCCTCTTCTTCAGCACAGTGCTGCTGGTTCTGGTCATCACTAACCTGGCCAGGGAGAGAATTCCCCCTGATGTCCCCATCCTTCTCAACATCCTGCACCACCTCATTCCCCCAGCTCTGAACCCCATTGTTTATGGTGTAAGGACCAAGGAAATTAAGCAGGGAATCCAGAAACTGCTGAGAAGATTGTAA
- the LOC139707116 gene encoding olfactory receptor 52L1-like produces MMALSNSSWRLPQPSFFLVGIPGLEESQHWIAFPLGVLYFLALVGNVTIIFIIWAEQSLHQPMYLFLAMLAAIDLVLASSTAPKALAVLLVHAHEIGYVVCLTQMFFIHAFSSMESSVLVAMALDHYVAICHPLHHSTILHPGTIGHIGMAVLVCGLILLILFPILLQSLIFCQTTVIGHAYCEHMAVVKLACSETTVNRAYGLAVALLVVGLDVLAIGVSYALILQAVLKVPGSEARLKALSTCGAHVCVILVFYVPGIFSFLTHRFGHHVPHHVHVLLATLYLLVPPALNPLIYGVKTRQIRQRVLRVSILKD; encoded by the coding sequence ATGATGGCCCTTAGCAATTCCAGCTGGAGGCTACCCCAGCCTTCCTTTTTCCTGGTAGGTATTCCAGGTCTAGAGGAGAGTCAGCACTGGATAGCTTTCCCCTTGGGTGTCCTTTACTTCCTTGCTCTAGTGGGCAACGTTACCATTATCTTCATCATCTGGGCTGAGCAATCCTTGCACCAACCCATGTACCTCTTCTTGGCCATGCTAGCTGCCATTGACCTTGTCCTGGCCTCCTCCACTGCACCCAAAGCCCTTGCTGTGCTCCTGGTCCATGCTCATGAGATTGGGTACGTGGTCTGCCTGACCCAGATGTTCTTCATCCATGCTTTCTCCTCCATGGAGTCAAGTGTACTGGTGGCCATGGCTCTGGATCACTATGTGGCCATTTGCCATCCTCTGCACCATTCCACCATCCTGCATCCAGGGACCATAGGGCACATTGGGATGGCAGTGCTGGTGTGTGGATTGatcctcctcatcctcttccCCATCCTGCTTCAGAGCCTTATCTTCTGCCAGACCACGGTCATAGGCCATGCCTATTGTGAACATATGGCTGTGGTAAAACTTGCCTGTTCAGAAACCACAGTGAACAGAGCCTATGGGCTGGCAGTGGCACTTCTGGTGGTTGGGCTAGATGTCCTGGCCATTGGTGTCTCCTATGCCCTCATCCTCCAGGCAGTGCTGAAGGTACCAGGGAGTGAGGCTCGACTCAAGGCCTTGAGCACATGTGGGGCTCATGTTTGTGTCATCTTAGTCTTCTATGTCCCTGGAATATTCTCCTTCCTCACTCACCGCTTTGGCCACCATGTACCCCATCATGTCCATGTTCTTCTGGCCACCCTGTACCTCCTTGTGCCACCTGCCCTCAATCCTCTCATCTATGGGGTGAAGACTCGGCAGATCCGCCAGCGAGTGCTCAGGGTTTCTATATTAAAGGATTGA